The DNA window GCTGGAGGAAGTCCATGTCCTGCCGCGCCCGTTCGGCGTCGGCGGGCGAGGTCGTCGTCATCTCGAAGATGCTGTGGAGCGTCCGCACGAACGCCGTGGCCGACGTGTGGGCGCCGGCGAGCAGGTAGAAGCACGTCTCGCGCAGCACCACATCGTCGGCAAGATCGAGGTCCTCCCGGTTGCGCAGCAGGACGGTGAGCACGTCCCTGGGGAGGTCCTCCTCGTCGATCTGCCCCGCCGCCAGGCGGGCGAGCTCGGCGCGACGACGGGCGATCGACGGCTGCAGGAACTCGGCGTCGAACTCGCGCAGGGCTCGCTCCACCTCCTGTCGCTTCGCGTCCCGGTCCCCGGTGTGGTGAGCGAGGGTCGCGCCCTCGATGAACAGCATCATGTAGGAGTAGAGGCGGAACGTCTCGTCAGCGGTGCGGGCGGGTCGGTCGACCCCCGCGGTGGACGCGGCCAGGTTCATCATCATCTGATGGCTCAGGCTGACCAGCTCGGCCCGGCCTCCGGCCACGTGCGGAGCGAGCGTCTCCTCCACGATCGGCGGGAAGAGTTCGCGCTCGTACCGGGCGTGGGTCTCGCGACGGAACAGCCGGTTCTCGAGGCGCCGCCGCGACCGGTGCTCGTCGCCGTGGAGGTTGACGAGCACGTCCGCCATGACGACCTCGCCGGCGTCGTAGAGCGCCTGTCGGAGCTGCTTCTGACGGAAGGCGTCGCGGGCCTCGTCGTAGGCGGTGATCGTCACCTCGTTCGATGCGGTCATGGTCGTCGCTCCTGGGTTGGTCGCCACTCGCCCGGGTGGCCGGTCGTGCCGGGCCCGGACGCACCGGGACTCTTCCTGGCGGCCCAGACCGCGGCCCGGCGGAGGATCGAGCGGTGGCTCGGGTGCTCGACGGAGGCGGGCTCGTGCCCCAGGACGTCGGTGACCGTGCGCCCCTCGCCGAACTCACGGGCCCACAGGACGGGACGGGGTCGGCCCGCGGTCTCGCTCACCAGGAGGGGGACGAGCCCCGGATCCGAGTCGAGGCGCTCGTAGACCTCGTCGAGGACGGAGAAGGGTTCGAGCCCCGCGGTGACGTCGTGCCCACGCCCGGCGTCGGTGACCGTGACCGTGACGTCGCCGACGGGTTCGTGCGACGAGGTGGCCCAGTTCCAGGACGCCCCGCACAGCGAGTGCCACGTGGGCTCGGCGTCGAAGCAGATGACGGCGGCGTGGAGGGCGAGGAGGCCGCCGCCGCCCGCGACGAAGCGCCCGATGGTGGACGCGCCGGCGGGGGGGAGGGTGTAGGGCTCGGCGTCGCGGAGGTGGGCGTAGCGCTCGGCGGCCATGCCCCAGTGGAGCGCGTGGACGGTCAGCAGGTCGTAGGGGTCACCGCCGGCGCGCTCGGGGCCCGACAGCTCGCACAACATCTCGGTGGGGTCGGTCACGACCGTGGTCTCGATGCCCTCCTCGTGCAGGAGGGCGGTGACCGACCCGGCGAGAGCACCGAAGTCGTGACCGGGTCCACCCGAGAGGAGCAGGTTGCGGGTCACGTCGGGGGCGCAGTCCGGTCGCCGAGGCGCGGCCCCACCGAGTCGACCGCCTCGGGGCGGGGAAGGGTGGCGATCACCGACCTGGTGACCCCGCCGTCGACCAGGATCTCGGTGCCGTTCACGTAGCCGGCGGCGGGGGAGAGCAGGAACAGCACGACGGCCGCCACGTCGTCACCGGTGCCGAGCCGGCCCGTCGGCACCCGTTCGGATCGGCGGCGGCGGATGTCGGGA is part of the Acidimicrobiales bacterium genome and encodes:
- a CDS encoding ThuA domain-containing protein — protein: MTRNLLLSGGPGHDFGALAGSVTALLHEEGIETTVVTDPTEMLCELSGPERAGGDPYDLLTVHALHWGMAAERYAHLRDAEPYTLPPAGASTIGRFVAGGGGLLALHAAVICFDAEPTWHSLCGASWNWATSSHEPVGDVTVTVTDAGRGHDVTAGLEPFSVLDEVYERLDSDPGLVPLLVSETAGRPRPVLWAREFGEGRTVTDVLGHEPASVEHPSHRSILRRAAVWAARKSPGASGPGTTGHPGEWRPTQERRP
- a CDS encoding cytochrome P450, whose product is MTASNEVTITAYDEARDAFRQKQLRQALYDAGEVVMADVLVNLHGDEHRSRRRLENRLFRRETHARYERELFPPIVEETLAPHVAGGRAELVSLSHQMMMNLAASTAGVDRPARTADETFRLYSYMMLFIEGATLAHHTGDRDAKRQEVERALREFDAEFLQPSIARRRAELARLAAGQIDEEDLPRDVLTVLLRNREDLDLADDVVLRETCFYLLAGAHTSATAFVRTLHSIFEMTTTSPADAERARQDMDFLQRCVHETVRLQPSSPVAMRWALEEVSLKGGAVVNPGDKVVIDLMAANRDPDAFGEHADRFDPHRRLPAGVAPWGLSFGLGMHACIGQELAAGTDSLGAPPGEDHLYGLVPVAVRAVLAAGGRPDPDAPAELDPESARGYWRRYPVVF